The DNA window AGGCTCCTTCAATCTGATCGAGGCCCATTTTGATCCGGTCGATTCCCGTCGCATAAGAGAGTCGGATATACCGGTCGTCTCCAAACGGTTCTCCGGCCACAACCGCAACGTGCGCTGTTTCCAGAAGATAGGTTGAGAGATCAATCGAATCCTTAATAATTCCAGCTGGGCCCATTTTTCCAAAATAAGATGAAATGTTAGGAAACGCGTAAAAAGCCCCCTTCGGAAGGAAACAAGAAACCCCTTTTATTTTATTGAGCCGTTCAACAATAAACTTTCGCCTTCGATCAAATTCTACGACCATTTTCTCAGTAAAGGGATCCCCGCTTTCCAGAGCTGTGATCGAGGCCTTTTGCGAAATGGAGGTTGGGTTGGAGGTGCTTTGTCCCTGGATCATTTCCATGGCCTTAATAATTTCTTTCGGCCCGACAGTGTAACCGATTCTCCATCCGGTCATCGAATACGCTTTGGAGACACCACTGACTGAAAGAGTTAAAGATTTTAATTCAGGGCAGAGCGAAACAATATTGAAATGTTTATATCCGTCATATACAATCTTTTCATAAATTTCGTCAAAAATGACCAGAATTTTGTGTTTTAGGACGATTTCGGCAACCTCCTCCAGGTTTTTCTTTGAATAAGCGGCGCCGGTCGGATTAGATGGGGTGTTCAGAATCACTGCTTTCGTTTTTGATGTGATGGCTTTTTCCAGTTCCGCCGCCTCAAGTATAAATCCATTTTCCTCGCGCGTGGGCACAATCACCGCAGTTCCTTCGTTAATCATAATCTGATCCGGATAGGAAACCCAGTAAGGAGCAGGAATAATCACTTCATCTTCCTTCTCAAAGAGGGCTTGGGCAATGTTATAGAGAGAATGCTTTGCTCCGCATGAGACGATCACTTCATTCTTTTCATAGGAGAGATTCTTTTCTTCGTATATTTTTTGCAAGATCGCGGACTTCAATGCCTCCATACCGCCAGGAGGAGTATACTTCGTAAAACCGCTTCTAATTGCTTCGATGCCGCTCTCTTTAATGAGGTCTGGGGTATCAAAATCAGGCTCTCCCACGCCGA is part of the Nitrospirota bacterium genome and encodes:
- a CDS encoding pyridoxal phosphate-dependent aminotransferase, giving the protein MKLASRLSRIKPSATLAMTVKAKSLASQGIPIIDFGVGEPDFDTPDLIKESGIEAIRSGFTKYTPPGGMEALKSAILQKIYEEKNLSYEKNEVIVSCGAKHSLYNIAQALFEKEDEVIIPAPYWVSYPDQIMINEGTAVIVPTREENGFILEAAELEKAITSKTKAVILNTPSNPTGAAYSKKNLEEVAEIVLKHKILVIFDEIYEKIVYDGYKHFNIVSLCPELKSLTLSVSGVSKAYSMTGWRIGYTVGPKEIIKAMEMIQGQSTSNPTSISQKASITALESGDPFTEKMVVEFDRRRKFIVERLNKIKGVSCFLPKGAFYAFPNISSYFGKMGPAGIIKDSIDLSTYLLETAHVAVVAGEPFGDDRYIRLSYATGIDRIKMGLDQIEGALQKLK